The Candida dubliniensis CD36 chromosome 5, complete sequence genome has a window encoding:
- a CDS encoding [GPI-anchored] cell wall protein, HYR(-like) family member, putative, with amino-acid sequence MLFTLSILFPLLFNSIFAIEITQNRVDQGTINTKIGDITIDSGAYWSIIDNSISSFIGDLNIKTNAGLYISSTISDLPLLVLLNSGSASITNNGIISLDSRSSTQGSSQYNLVGESFLNNGEFYLAASGVIPMTMGITGKSWNNNGLIVAYQNQRKSGSVRFGVIGQTIINKGQICLINQVLQQTSKIDGSGCITTKENSSIYISNVLDPQSVSSEQNYYLADDKSSIIVEAVGFNSQNFNVFGFGNGNKIGLTLSLKFGAGSGNSGSAYSYDSNTGILSLTSGLFGQKFNIGPGYNSSLFSIVTDDSDGIPSVDNGAVTYSGPVPNQKSLPSACNVECKQIPDVPDNGPSSSSSSSSGVITTTTSTSTDTTIDTASVSSTSNEESSASESPNNSASNELSTTFEVSQTIGTSEPSASESSEIDISGTTDPDTATSSGNDNSNSLSTFSSNTNSDTISSETGSVSSYSTPSSGDSSEVSSLATGTLPDTITGSQESSTSGFTSGVIESSGVSDNSNSVATTATTPNSVDVNTQSNTDNTVTSAITTDTGVNTPITTGTGSGSDNNGVLPTDSNVNSNETDNISTLTTSSTTLISVVSSSQPIAEESTLPSSFASGIPGEVIPNANGSSKLSINLSFIISGCAIILGLFM; translated from the coding sequence ATGTTATTCACTTTATCCATTCTTTTCccattattgtttaattcaatttttgctATTGAAATTACTCAAAATAGAGTTGATCAAGGTACCATCAATACCAAAATTGGTGATATCACCATTGATTCTGGTGCTTATTGGTCAAtcattgataattcaatttcatcttttattggtgatttaaatattaaaaCTAATGCTGGATTATATATTTCTCTGACAATTCTGGATTTACCACTTTTAGTTCTATTAAATTCTGGATCAGCTTCAATTACAAATAATGGAATTATTTCATTAGATTCTCGCAGTTCAACTCAAGGTTCTTCACAATATAATTTGGTTGGtgaatcatttttaaataatggaGAATTTTATCTTGCTGCTTCAGGTGTTATTCCAATGACTATGGGAATTACTGGTAAAAGTTGGAATAATAATGGATTAATTGTTGcttatcaaaatcaaagaaaatctgGTTCAGTTAGATTTGGTGTCATTGGTCaaactattattaataaaggtcaaatttgtttaattaatcaagTTTTACAACAAACTAGTAAAATTGATGGATCTGGTTGTATTACCACTAAAGAGAATTCTAGtatttatatttcaaatGTTCTTGATCCTCAATCAGTTTCTAGtgaacaaaattattatttggctgatgataaatcttcaattattgttgaAGCAGTAGGATTTAATTCTCAAAATTTTAATgtatttggttttggtaatggtaataaaattggtttaactttatcattaaaatttgGTGCTGGTAGTGGTAATTCAGGTCTGGCTTATAGTTATGATTCCAATACTGGtattttatcattaacaaGTGGATTATTTGGacaaaaatttaatattgGTCCAGGTTATAATTCTAGTTTGTTTAGTATTGTCACTGATGATAGTGATGGGATTCCTTCAGTTGATAATGGTGCTGTTACTTATTCTGGTCCTGTTCCTAATCAAAAATCATTACCTTCAGCTTGTAATGTTGAATGTAAACAAATCCCTGATGTTCCAGATAATGgtccttcttcttcttcttcttctagtAGTGGTGTCatcactactactacttctaCTAGTACTGATACTACTATTGATACCGCTTCTGTTTCATCAACCAGTAATGAAGAATCCTCGGCTTCTGAATCACCAAATAATTCTGCATCAAATGAATTGTCTACAACTTTTGAAGTTTCTCAAACCATTGGTACTAGTGAACCAAGTGCTTCTGAATCAAgtgaaattgatatttctgGTACTACTGATCCTGATACTGCTACCTCTAGCggtaatgataattcaaattcattatctACTTTCAGTTCAAACACTAACAGTGACACCATATCTTCAGAAACAGGTTCAGTTTCATCTTACTCAACCCCATCGTCTGGTGATTCATCTGAAGTATCCTCATTGGCAACTGGAACTTTGCCAGATACCATTACAGGCTCCCAAGAAAGCTCCACCTCAGGTTTTACATCTGGTGTTATTGAATCATCGGGAGTTAGTGATAATTCAAATAGTGTTGCCACTACTGCTACTACACCAAATTCAGTTGATGTTAATACTCAATCTAATACTGACAATACCGTCACTTCTGCCATTACTACTGATACCGGTGTTAATACCCCTATAACTACTGGTActggttctggttctgATAACAATGGTGTTCTTCCAACTGATTCTAATGTCAATTCTAACGAAACTGATAATATTTCCACTTTGACTACTTCAAGTACTACTTTAATTTCTGTAGTATCATCATCACAACCTATTGCTGAAGAATCAACATTGCCTTCTTCTTTTGCTTCTGGTATTCCGGGAGAAGTGATTCCAAATGCCAATGGATCttctaaattatcaattaatttgtCATTTATTATAAGCGGATGCGCTATAATTTTGGGATTATTCATGTAA
- a CDS encoding chromosome transmission fidelity protein, putative (Similar to S. cerevisiae CTF8;~In S. cerevisiae: required for sister chromatid cohesion): MPTATIDCSSVPDILNNNSSAQDDNNNLIFTPYGLMLLEIQGELNLPIEFPQGQPKTDEDREYLNNFITINEIHHAVKFGNLVFDEKDNSKVTLYVGKSQRLLGNVVKLSTPLAVLKIPLKNEDEMMIDNDDNANQQEEELIKLMDIVKAKVIFKQRPLPIM; encoded by the coding sequence ATGCCAACTGCCACTATTGACTGTTCATCTGTTCCAGATATACTAAACAACAACTCCTCAGCCcaagatgataataataatttgatatttaCACCCTATGGTCTAATGCTTTTAGAAATACAAGGAGAATTAAATCTACCTATCGAATTCCCTCAAGGTCAACCTAAAACTGATGAAGATCGtgaatatttaaataattttattaccattaatgaaattcaTCACGCGGTGAAATTTGGGAATTTAGTTTTCgatgaaaaagataataGTAAAGTGACACTTTATGTTGGTAAATCTCAAAGATTATTAGGTAATGTtgttaaattatcaactcCATTAGCAGTTTTAAAAATAcctttgaaaaatgaagatgaaatgATGATAGATAATGACGATAATGCCaatcaacaagaagaagaattaataaaattgatggaCATAGTTAAAGCCAAAGTGATATTCAAACAAAGACCATTACCAATTATGTAA
- a CDS encoding vacuolar-sorting protein, putative (Similar to S. cerevisiae SNF8;~In S. cerevisiae: component of the ESCRT-II complex, which is involved in ubiquitin-dependent sorting of proteins into the endosome), which translates to MNHSTTDRDAYLQLGKSLNEQHSNQLSTQLQVFQSALINFANDHGDEISSNLEFKNKFTQIVQSIGIDPLDLLLYTSQNNNNSTNKRSNVVTTNFGVALAVKIIEICQQTRDLNGGLISLKELISTLQSSCETEGISLIISEEDIETSLNNLNSLGKGYEILIINGKKWLKFSSTENLSNDQLKIYELCEFMGGYVTYRLLRDNYGWDKVRCKTVIDEMIMNGFLWVDSQDNGEWQYWEPSWISN; encoded by the coding sequence ATGAATCATTCTACTACTGATAGAGATGCTTATTTACAATTAGgcaaatcattaaatgaacaacattcaaatcaattatctACACAATTACAAGTATTTCAATCGgcattaataaattttgcTAATGATCATGGTGATGAAATATCTCTGAATTtagaatttaaaaataaattcacACAAATTGTACAACTGATAGGTATTGACCCattagatttattattatatacttcacaaaacaacaacaacagtacTAACAAAAGGAGCAATGTTGTTACAACAAATTTTGGGGTTGCTCTAGCGGtgaaaattattgaaatatgTCAACAAACTCGAGATTTGAATGGAGGATTGATAtcattaaaagaattaatttcTACATTGCAAAGTTCTTGTGAAACTGAAGgaatatcattaattatcctggaagaagatattgaaacttctttaaataatttaaacaGTTTAGGGAAAGGTTAtgaaatattgattataaatgGGAAAAAATGGTTAAAATTTTCATCGACGGAAAACTTATCTaatgatcaattgaaaatttatgAACTTTGCGAATTTATGGGAGGATATGTTACCTATAGATTATTAAGAGATAATTATGGTTGGGATAAAGTGCGATGTAAAACTGTCATTGATGAGATGATCATGAATGGGTTTTTATGGGTGGATTCACAAGATAATGGTGAATGGCAATATTGGGAACCATCTTGGATATCCAATTAA
- a CDS encoding tRNA pseudouridine synthase, putative (Similar to S. cerevisiae PUS3;~In S. cerevisiae: introduces pseudouridines at position 38 or 39 in tRNA, important for maintenance of translation efficiency and normal cell growth): protein MLKGVFFLRQLMLKRSFSKVATSNRPITTNMSTDYSNWSKEDLIAKINQLENNPLPISNGEDVSHLRIKPPKKQKKKEFDWSKQNMRFVAFKFAYLGWNYNGLALQGEPTPLPTVEEMFLKALAKVKLIKEPIEEVKFSRCGRTDKGVSAMNQVISIDVRSNLSLENQANPEFDDQEIDYISVLNANLPSDIKVHSICLRPPPEFDARFSCLSCHYRYIFRKQDLNIDLMNQGANLYQGIHDFRNFCKLDGSKQITNFVREIYQAQILHLHQDYYCFDLKGSAFLWHQVRCMVAILFSIGQELESPSIITDLMDMTKYPTKPQYEMAHDIPLVLYDCEFPPMEWKSTNDEYRLHRVIQSFTRMQYDLQLKTQMSQIMENTLLFKNQDSATTKILKTMNNGDGVGRSYNKYMPISERERTESYEVLNLRWMEKKGYKREQEKLNK, encoded by the coding sequence ATGTTAAAAGGggtttttttcttaagACAATTAATGCTTAAGAGGTCATTTAGTAAAGTTGCAACATCAAACAGACCAATCACCACAAATATGAGTACCGattattcaaattggtcaaaagaagatttgattgccaaaatcaatcaacttGAAAATAACCCACTTCCTATTAGCAATGGAGAAGACGTGTCACATTTAAGAATCAAACCTCCcaaaaaacagaaaaagaaagagttTGATTGGAGTAAACAAAACATGAGATTTGTTGCTTTCAAATTTGCTTATCTAGGTTGGAATTATAATGGATTAGCATTACAGGGAGAACCCACTCCATTACCTACAGTAGAAGAAATGTTTTTAAAAGCATTAGCAAAAgtcaaattaattaaagaaCCTATAGAAGAAGTCAAATTTTCTCGATGTGGTAGAACCGATAAAGGTGTTAGTGCCATGAATCAAGTAATTTCCATTGATGTTCGATCTAATTTATCTTTAGAGAATCAAGCCAATCCTGAGTTTGATGATCAAGAAATCGATTATATATCAGTATTAAATGCTAATTTACCAAGTGATATTAAAGTTCATTCCATATGTTTAAGACCACCACCAGAATTCGATGCTAGATTCAGTTGTTTATCTTGTCATTATCGATATATTTTCCGTAAACAAgatttaaatattgatttaatgaatcaaGGAGCCAATCTTTATCAAGGAATTCATGATTTTAgaaatttttgtaaattagatggttcaaaacaaattacAAATTTCGTACGAGAAATTTATCAAGCACAAATTTTACATTTACatcaagattattattgttttgatttaaaagGTTCAGCATTTTTATGGCATCAAGTTCGGTGTATGGTAGCAATATTGTTTAGTATTGGCCAAGAGTTAGAATCACCCCTGATAATCACTGATTTAATGGATATGACCAAGTACCCAACTAAACCACAATATGAAATGGCTCATGATATACCATTAGTGTTGTATGATTGTGAATTCCCACCAATGGAATGGAAATCAACTAATGATGAATATAGATTACATCGAGTAATACAAAGTTTTACACGAATGCAATACGATTTACAATTAAAGACTCAAATGCTGCAAATTATGGAAAAcactttattatttaaaaatcaaGATTCTGCCACAAccaagattttgaaaactatGAATAATGGTGATGGAGTTGGTCGATCTTATAACAAGTATATGCCAATACTGGAACGTGAACGTACTGAAAGTTATGAAGTTCTAAATCTCCGATGGATGGAGAAAAAGGGGTATAAAAGGGAACAAGAGAAACTCAACAAATAG
- a CDS encoding ATP-dependent rRNA helicase, putative (Similar to S. cerevisiae SPB4;~In S. cerevisiae: nucleolar protein required for synthesis of 60S ribosomal subunits at a late step in the pathway): protein MKSNTESLAWENLRYDLHPWIKEAIASMGYPTMTPVQASTIPLLSGNKDVVVEAVTGSGKTLSFVIPVLQKISDRLYKPDSDGDLPEPVKRGHMLSIVLSPTRELANQIQTVFNQVLQYLPEDDNYNNKSRRIGTQLLVGSIGNVRDDLNQFLQNQPHILIGTPGRILEFLGSSQSIKTSSLEIVILDEADKLLDFSFEKDVINILKKLPKQRRTGLFSATISSAGNTIFRTGMNNPVKVQVKSKNYLGEQSNSPKSLQLSYMLINPELKITNLLTILSKYQYKKAIVYFPTCTSVKHFYQIFNKIYQNHPPATDGEEPLKFFSLHGQLNTKSRLKTLDNFTQGDINLYKHILMTTDVAARGIDIPDVDLVIQIDPPTDPNVFLHRCGRTGRANKVGRAIVMLNDNSQEEDYIEFMEVKGILLSKQDSIPAVKNFHSDFQKKLRKYMLEDRARHELAVKSYVGFIRYYSKHIASSIFRLATLDYLAIAKMYGLLRLPKMPETKYIDNTLMPTDGWLGDVIDMDKYSYADKVQEQIRLENLEKDKLQKIQNAKRRKELKIKNEAWSSKLERKENKLDRKEKLKRKREAIEKQIMEEALSGDDEGEEEVVEDWKDMVRKNKKKQKNDSSIQGSFDDL from the coding sequence atgaaatcaaatactGAGTCCCTTGCATGGGAGAATTTACGTTATGATCTACATCCATGGATTAAAGAAGCCATAGCATCAATGGGGTATCCGACAATGACTCCAGTTCAAGCATCAACTATCCCATTATTGAGTGGTAATAAAGATGTTGTAGTTGAAGCAGTGACGGGATCAGGGAAAACATTATCATTTGTTATCCCAGTATTGCAAAAAATATCAGATAGATTGTATAAACCCGATAGTGATGGGGATCTACCAGAACCAGTTAAACGAGGACATATGTTATCTATTGTATTATCACCAACAAGAGAATTAGctaatcaaattcaaacaGTTTTCAATCAAGTATTACAATATTTGCCTGAAGATGacaattataataataaatcaaggCGTATTGGTACACAATTATTAGTTGGATCTATAGGTAATGTTCGAGatgatttaaatcaatttttacaGAATCAACCACATATATTAATTGGAACTCCGGGGAGAATATTAGAATTTTTAGGTAGTTCACAATCGATTAaaacatcatcattagaAATAGTTATTCTTGATGAAgctgataaattattagatttcctgtttgaaaaagatgtgattaatattttgaaaaaattaccTAAACAACGTCGAACAGGATTATTTTCAGCAACAATATCTTCTGCTGGTAATACTATATTTCGAACTGGAATGAATAATCCCGTTAAAGTTCAAGTGAAGTCGAAGAATTATTTAGGTGAACAAAGTAATTCCCCCAAGAGTTTACAATTATCATATATGTTGATTAATcctgaattgaaaataactAATTTGTTAACGATATTATCgaaatatcaatataaaaaagCCATTGTTTATTTCCCCACTTGTACATCAGTCAAgcatttttatcaaatttttaacaaaatttatcaaaaccATCCACCTGCTACTGATGGTGAAGAACCGCTTAAGTTTTTTTCATTACATGGTCAACTAAATACCAAATCAAGGTTGAAAACATTAGATAATTTCACTCAAGGTGATATTAATCTTTATAAACATATTCTTATGACTACTGATGTTGCTGCCAGAGGAATTGATATTCCTGATGTTGATTTAGTGATACAAATAGATCCACCTACTGATCCTAATGTTTTTTTACATCGTTGTGGAAGAACTGGAAGAGCAAATAAAGTTGGTCGTGCTATAGTAATGTTGAATGATAATTctcaagaagaagattataTTGAGTTTATGGAAGTCAAAggaattttattatcaaaacaaGATTCAATACCAGCGGTAAAAAATTTCCATAGtgatttccaaaaaaagCTTCGAAAATATATGCTTGAAGATCGGGCTCGACATGAATTAGCAGTGAAATCATATGTTGGATTCATTCGATATTATTCTAAACATATAGCTAGTTCGATTTTCCGATTAGCTACATTAGATTATTTGGCCATTGCTAAAATGTATGGATTATTACGATTACCGAAAATGCCCGAAACGaaatatattgataatacCTTGATGCCTACAGATGGTTGGTTAGGGGATGTTATAGATATGGATAAATATAGTTATGCTGATAAAGTTCAAGAGCAAATTCGATTAGAAAATCtagaaaaagataaattacaaaaaattcaaaatgctaaaagaagaaaagaattgaaaattaaaaatgaagcTTGGTCAAGTAAATTAGAAcgtaaagaaaataaattggatcgtaaagaaaaattgaaaaggaAACGTGAAGctattgaaaaacaaatcatgGAAGAAGCTTTAagtggtgatgatgaaggagaagaagaagtggTTGAAGATTGGAAAGATATGGTCagaaagaataaaaaaaagcaaaagaaTGATAGTTCTATACAAGGttcatttgatgatttataa
- a CDS encoding NEDD8-activating enzyme E1 regulatory subunit, putative (Similar to S. cerevisiae ULA1), with protein MSIDKSAKYDRQLRLWASTGQSNLENSHICLINATSTGSEILKNLILPGIGQFTIIDERKVSKQDLSSNFFLKNQDLHENLAVAVQKNLNELNNDVNGHAIVESLSTILAQESNLFWDQFNAVIVSDYTPNLEPLINLLWSKQIPLFIVNTIGFYGSLNIIANETTVIETHDPSKLYDLRIDHPWPELQEFADSFDLDKLNDIEHAHVPYIIIFIKALDHWRLEHDGQVPITYADKKKFRLYVQSLSRNFESETNFIDADTAHLRPHQKTEIPESINQLISISDSKDLDESTSIFWIFIAALKKFLIINDQLLPLPGTLPDMASDTENYITLQKIYRDRALKDQKLFTEQVYQILDSLGRSRNEVTSESIASFCKNARLLFATVGSKDLINDKLINQYNYNPIRDSHHHHRGGGGSGSNITILDDEEKHKLGIYLGILIFNLFIDKYRYKPTIDDFEDFSNLYHNEFSPKIKLNKDGETIFKEILTHNTTNYHNLNSLMGGIVSQEVLKSTTAQYIPLDNLFVFDGVHSKSEKFKI; from the coding sequence AtgtcaattgataaatcagCAAAATATGATAGACAATTAAGGTTATGGGCCTCTACTGGACAATCCAATTTAGAAAATTCTcatatttgtttaattaatgCCACTTCAACTGGTTcagaaattttgaaaaatttaatattacCTGGGATAGGTCAATTTActataattgatgaaagGAAAGTTTCTAAACAAGATTTATCAtcgaatttttttttgaaaaatcaagaTTTACATGAAAATTTAGCCGTTGCCgtgcaaaaaaatttaaatgaattaaataatgatgTTAATGGTCATGCTATTGTTGAATCgttatcaacaattctaGCTCAAGAATCTAATTTATTTTGGGATCAATTTAATGCTGTGATAGTGAGTGATTATACTCCAAATTTAGAAccattaataaatcttctTTGGTCCAAACAAATCccattatttattgttaataCGATTGGATTTTATGGATCACTAAATATTATTGCTAATGAGACCACGGTTATTGAAACTCATGATCCCTCTAAATTGTATGATTTACGAATTGATCATCCTTGGCCTGAACTTCAAGAATTTGCtgattcatttgatttagataaattaaatgatataGAACATGCTCATGTGCcatatattataatttttataaaaGCTTTAGATCATTGGAGATTAGAACATGATGGTCAAGTACCTATAACTTATGCtgataaaaagaaattccGATTATATGTTCAATCtttatcaagaaattttgaatcagAAACCAATTTTATTGATGCGGATACAGCTCATCTTCGTCCTCATCAAAAAACTGAAATTCCCgaatcaataaatcaattaatttcaatatctgATTCGAAAGATTTAGATgaatcaacatcaattttttggattttcaTTGCtgctttaaaaaaatttttaattataaatgatcaattattaccattaccagGTACATTACCTGATATGGCATCAGATACAGAAAATTATATTActttacaaaaaatttatcGAGATCGAGCTTTAAAAgatcaaaaattatttactGAACaagtttatcaaattttagATTCACTAGGACGATCAAGAAATGAAGTTACTCTGGAATCAATTGCATCATTTTGTAAAAATGCTcgattattatttgctaCAGTGGGATCTaaagatttaataaatgataaattaattaatcaatataattataacCCTATTAGGGATAgccatcatcatcatcgtggtggtggtggtagtggtagtaatATCACAATtttagatgatgaagaaaaacatAAATTGGGGATTTATTTGggaattttaatttttaatttatttattgataaatatcgttataaaccaacaattgatgattttgaagatttttcaaatctttatcataatgaattttcccccaaaatcaaattaaataaagatggtgaaacaatttttaaagaaatattaaCTCATAATACTACTAATTATCATAATTTAAATAGTTTAATGGGAGGGATTGTTAGTCAAGAAGTTTTAAAATCTACTACGGCTCAATATATTCCATTAGATAACTTGTTTGTATTTGATGGTGTTCATTCtaaaagtgaaaaattcaaaatctaG